The following nucleotide sequence is from Phormidium ambiguum IAM M-71.
CTCTGCGTATTAGTACTTAAATTAAATTAATTACCAGCAAATACTATGAAATGCCTCTAATTTTGCCTGTATTTTCCACTAAGCTTTGGGCGAATTCATCGAAGCGTTGTGAGAGTTTTTCATCGACAATTTTGCCATCGTTACTAAAAGCATTCCAAGCTTGTCCGATCGCAATTTGTTCGGGAATCACCCAAGCATGAACCCAACGCATAATTACCCGCAAATCATTCAAAGCATTACTGTTAGATTGACCACCCAAAACACTAATCAAACCAGTAACTTTGTCGCTTAGTTGCTCGAAATTCATCAAATCCAAGGCATTTTTCATCACACCACTAACACTGCCATGATATTCCGGTGTCGCTAATATTAAACCATCTGCTTGT
It contains:
- a CDS encoding NADPH-dependent FMN reductase, with amino-acid sequence MVKIVGIGGSLRNDSYSQLALKLAAQRIEALGAEVEILDLREMQLPFCNGEKSYPDYPDVKKLRNAVQQADGLILATPEYHGSVSGVMKNALDLMNFEQLSDKVTGLISVLGGQSNSNALNDLRVIMRWVHAWVIPEQIAIGQAWNAFSNDGKIVDEKLSQRFDEFAQSLVENTGKIRGIS